The DNA sequence ATTCAAGAAGGCCGTAGGACCTGGTGGATCAGTCACGTGGAAGGCAGGCTATGATGATTGCTCCCGGATAGCAAAAGAGACTGGGAGATCCATCGATGCGGTGCGGCTCTCCATCGAAAAACTAATCGAGACGGATGGAAACTAAAGCGATTCTTGAAGCTTTTAAGGCTGGCGAAATCTCTCTCGAAGAAGCGGAAGCCCAGGTGCTGGGTTTTCGCGATTTAGGACATACTCGGGTCGATCTTGAACGAGAAGACCGCAACGGCACCGCGGAAGTTGTTTTCGGCGAAGGAAAGACGGTCAAACAAATCATCGAAATCATGGCAGTGATGATTGAGCGGGGTCAGAATGTGTTGGTGACTCGTGTTCAACCGGGAATAGCTTCCTCGATTGTAGAAGCCTACCCACAGGCGACTTACCATGAGTTGGCCCGTTTGGTTCAGGTCCGCGTCAAGAATCCAGTACTAGTAGAGGGTCAAATTGCAATCGTGTGCGCGGGAACTTCGGATTTGCCAATAGCCGAAGAGGCTCGAATCACCGCTGAGTTTTACGGAAATCCAACCGAGCCGATTTACGATGCGGGAGTAGCTGGGTTGCATCGTCTCCTTGCCAGCTTGGACAAA is a window from the Verrucomicrobiota bacterium genome containing:
- the larB gene encoding nickel pincer cofactor biosynthesis protein LarB is translated as METKAILEAFKAGEISLEEAEAQVLGFRDLGHTRVDLEREDRNGTAEVVFGEGKTVKQIIEIMAVMIERGQNVLVTRVQPGIASSIVEAYPQATYHELARLVQVRVKNPVLVEGQIAIVCAGTSDLPIAEEARITAEFYGNPTEPIYDAGVAGLHRLLASLDKLRSCRVVVVVAGMEGALPSVVGGLVKAPIIAVPTSVGYGASFGGVSALLTMLNSCASGVSVVNIDNGFGAGFLASRINKF